A window of the Mus pahari chromosome 1, PAHARI_EIJ_v1.1, whole genome shotgun sequence genome harbors these coding sequences:
- the LOC110315836 gene encoding sialic acid-binding Ig-like lectin 10, which yields MLWGLTSLLLLCLGLLSPALVDVKKTAMEDGLCSTVPCVVEFSKAPLRNPMIVSYRLNENISFRVGTHHPSAPMGDLSTEEVEYCILMTHNMLRRKNMTDSLYVSLGAQKDLTQNPDLHIPESSVAGEPVTLSCTIRGTCQESKALFPSWKGPIMSSNTTVSIHPSSALAIDPKPEDQGTTLRCHLKLSLNNLSSSKVVKLQLVSPTRLLNYSCLLKRTLTCSCSFHGIPTPSVQWWVGGTPVSVTSIDAILHMTTTTLEPWTNSTIHLMWEPEIVRGLRCEGKNQYGVHASRIFLIPDKSSVSSVFLRGLIQGIVYGAIASALFLFFLVVLAMKMLNWWEEKQTCKNKEAPTLVKPVLGGANAAEV from the exons ATGCTGTGGGGGCTCACATCCCTACTTCTGCTGTGTTTGG GGTTACTTTCTCCAGCTTTGGTTGATGTCAAGAAGACAGCAATGGAAGATGGCCTATGCAGTACGGTCCCTTGTGTGGTCGAATTTTCCAAGGCACCTCTCAGAAATCCCATGATTGTGAGCTATAGGCTTAATGAAAATATCAGCTTCCGTGTTGGTACCCACCATCCCAGTGCCCCCATGGGTGATCTCTCCACAGAGGAGGTGGAGTACTGCATCCTGATGACCCACAACATGCTCCGAAGAAAAAACATGACCGACTCGCTCTATGTCAGTCTAGGAGCTCAGAAAG acCTGACCCAAAACCCTGACCTTCACATCCCAGAAAGTAGTGTGGCTGGAGAGCCTGTGACTTTGAGCTGTACCATTCGAGGAACCTGCCAAGAGTCCAAAGCTCTTTTTCCCTCCTGGAAAGGACCCATCATGTCTTCCAACACAACCGTCTCCATCCACCCCTCTTCGGCACTGGCCATTGACCCAAAACCTGAGGACCAGGGCACCACTCTCAGATGCCACTTAAAGCTATCCCTAAATAATCTTTCCAGCAGTAAAGTGGTCAAGCTGCAACTGGTCT CACCCACCAGGCTGCTCAACTACTCCTGTTTGCTGAAGAGGACACTCACATGTAGCTGTTCCTTCCATGGGATCCCCACACCTTCGGTGCAGTGGTGGGTGGGAGGAACCCCTGTGAGTGTGACTAGCATAGATGCCATCCTACACATGACCACCACCACACTAGAACCCTGGACCAATAGCACCATCCACCTCATGTGGGAACCAGAAATCGTTAGGGGACTTCGCTGCGAGGGGAAGAACCAATATGGAGTCCATGCTTCTAGAATCTTCTTGATACCAG atAAAAGCTCCGTTTCCAGTGTGTTCCTGAGAGGTCTAATCCAGGGCATTGTATATGGGGCCATAGCGTCGGCtttattcctcttcttccttgttgTGCTGGC AATGAAGATGCTTAATTGGTGGGAGGAAAAACAAACTTGCAAGAACAAAGAAGCCCCGACCCTCGTGAAACCAGTTTTGGGAGGAGCCAACGCTGCTGAAGTCTGA